A window of Bacillus spongiae contains these coding sequences:
- the mutL gene encoding DNA mismatch repair endonuclease MutL yields MGKIVQLDDVLSNKIAAGEVVERPASVVKELVENSIDANSTKIEIFVEEAGLNVIRIVDNGDGIEEDDVLTAFQRHATSKIKDETDLFRIRTLGFRGEALPSIASVSMLELSTSTGEGPGTTIKLEGGVIKTHEKSASRKGTDITVSGLFFNTPARLKYMKTIHTELGNISDVVNRLALSHPEVAIHLRHNERTLLQTAGNGDVRQVLAAIYGTNIAKNMVPIEATSLDFHVKGFASLPEVTRASRNYLSTMINGRFIKNFSLAKAISEGYHTLLPIGRFPIALLSIQMDPLLVDVNVHPSKMEVRLSKENELNELVTNAIKGAFKSKALIPSGYTPKVEKPKSEQAVFELDHVESTKPKQNYTATYQKEPLLPKEEMKKLYEPLRESAPNTTYTEDIPEVEPIFDRIRDEEKVIEAPVEREETSSRVPPLYPIGQMHGTYILAQNENGLYIIDQHAAQERIKYEFYREKVGEVAKELQELLVPLTFEYSSDESIKIQEHIDELRHVGVFLESFGMNSFIVQSHPQWLPKGEEKQLIEDMIQQLLSMKTVDLKKLREEAAIMMSCKASIKANHHLRNDEIQALLDTLRGTSDPFTCPHGRPIIVHYSSYEMEKMFKRVM; encoded by the coding sequence ATGGGAAAAATAGTTCAACTTGATGATGTACTATCGAATAAGATTGCGGCAGGAGAAGTCGTAGAGCGACCCGCTTCTGTCGTAAAGGAGCTTGTCGAAAACAGTATCGATGCAAATTCAACGAAAATAGAGATTTTCGTTGAAGAAGCAGGGCTGAACGTCATACGAATTGTGGACAACGGTGATGGAATAGAAGAAGATGATGTTCTTACGGCATTTCAGCGCCATGCTACAAGTAAAATTAAGGATGAAACGGATTTATTCCGGATTCGCACACTAGGTTTCCGCGGCGAGGCCTTACCGAGTATTGCGTCAGTAAGTATGTTGGAGTTATCTACTTCAACCGGAGAGGGCCCTGGAACGACGATTAAGCTAGAGGGTGGGGTAATTAAAACCCATGAGAAAAGCGCGAGTCGAAAAGGGACAGATATTACGGTTTCCGGTTTGTTTTTCAATACACCTGCCAGGTTAAAATATATGAAGACAATTCACACAGAGCTTGGTAATATTTCAGATGTCGTCAATCGATTGGCTTTATCTCATCCAGAGGTGGCGATTCATTTACGTCATAATGAGCGAACCCTTTTACAAACAGCAGGAAATGGTGATGTTCGTCAAGTGTTAGCAGCGATATATGGAACGAATATCGCTAAAAATATGGTGCCGATTGAAGCTACTTCACTTGATTTTCACGTGAAAGGATTTGCTTCATTACCTGAGGTGACGAGAGCTTCCCGCAATTATTTATCAACGATGATTAATGGGCGCTTTATTAAAAACTTTTCATTGGCAAAAGCCATCAGTGAAGGATATCATACGCTCTTACCAATTGGACGTTTTCCAATCGCCCTTTTATCGATTCAAATGGACCCCTTGCTTGTGGATGTAAACGTGCACCCATCTAAAATGGAAGTGCGGTTGAGTAAAGAGAATGAATTAAATGAACTCGTTACGAATGCCATAAAAGGAGCCTTTAAATCGAAAGCGTTAATTCCTTCTGGCTATACACCTAAAGTTGAAAAACCGAAAAGTGAACAAGCGGTATTTGAGTTAGATCATGTGGAATCAACGAAACCGAAGCAGAACTATACGGCAACTTATCAAAAAGAACCGTTGTTGCCGAAAGAAGAAATGAAAAAATTATACGAACCTTTAAGAGAATCAGCCCCGAATACGACGTACACAGAAGATATTCCTGAAGTTGAACCAATCTTTGATCGTATTAGGGATGAGGAGAAAGTCATCGAAGCACCTGTTGAAAGGGAAGAGACATCTTCACGTGTCCCGCCACTATATCCGATCGGACAAATGCACGGGACGTATATTCTGGCTCAAAATGAGAATGGATTGTACATCATTGACCAGCATGCAGCACAAGAACGAATTAAATATGAGTTCTATCGTGAGAAAGTAGGGGAAGTAGCGAAGGAACTTCAAGAGTTACTCGTGCCGTTAACGTTTGAATATTCTTCAGATGAAAGCATTAAAATCCAAGAGCATATAGATGAATTAAGACATGTAGGTGTATTCTTAGAATCATTTGGAATGAATTCCTTTATCGTTCAGTCACATCCTCAGTGGCTCCCTAAAGGTGAAGAAAAACAGCTGATTGAGGACATGATTCAGCAACTTTTATCAATGAAAACCGTAGATTTAAAGAAATTACGAGAAGAAGCTGCCATCATGATGAGCTGTAAAGCGTCAATAAAAGCTAACCATCACCTAAGAAATGACGAAATACAGGCATTACTTGACACACTAAGAGGTACATCCGACCCATTTACCTGCCCACATGGACGTCCGATTATTGTACATTATTCATCATATGAAATGGAAAAAATGTTCAAACGAGTCATGTAA
- the mutS gene encoding DNA mismatch repair protein MutS has translation MAKYTPMIQQYLQVKAEYQDAFLFFRLGDFYEMFFDDAVRASQELEITLTSRDGGTKERIPMCGVPYHAAPNYIEQLIEKGYKVAICEQTEDPKQAKGVVRREVVQLITPGTVMEGKGLSEKENNYISSISTFEDGTYGLIYTDLSTGESRVTMLTSSTDELLNELNTIGAKEVVCDEALPGELQQKLKERLSITLSFEQDTVVKESDESFFRQLSQQKLRITAARLLNYLYRTQKRSLDHLQPVELYAVSNYMKMDYYSKRNLELTETIRSKGKKGSLLWLLDETMTSMGGRLLKQWIDRPLISKAKIETRLNAVDVFLQRFFEREELRELLTEVYDLERLAGRVAFGNVNARDLVQLKKSLQQTPGIAHLLQQLGESETNQLAEKLDPCEELTDLLEQAIVDQPPLSIKEGNIIRDGYHAELDQYRDASSNGKTWIAELQASERERTGIKSLKIGYNRVFGYYIEVTKANIHLLEEGRYERKQTLTNAERYITPELKEKEALILQAEEKSVELEYELFTSIRETVKEYIPRLQSLAKIVSEIDVLQCFATVSEKRQFVKPTFNNERRIRIEEGRHPVVEKVMNAQEYVPNDCFMDKERELLLITGPNMSGKSTYMRQVALTAILAQIGCYVPATKASLPIFDQVFTRIGAADDLISGQSTFMVEMLEAKNAISHATEDSLILFDEIGRGTSTYDGMALAQAIIEHIHENIGSKTLFSTHYHELTVLEDELQQLRNIHVSAMEHNGKLVFLHKIKEGAADKSYGIHVAELAELPPTLIQRAKELLEQLEEKGEPAPLPTQPKVLKEEEPLSQLSFFTEEPRQEQKKVAKQDEIVLAEIKKLDILEMTPLEAMNTLYRIQKKLKKA, from the coding sequence ATGGCTAAATACACGCCTATGATTCAACAATATTTGCAGGTAAAGGCAGAGTATCAAGATGCCTTTTTGTTTTTCCGTTTAGGAGATTTTTATGAGATGTTTTTTGATGATGCCGTCCGTGCATCTCAAGAACTAGAAATTACATTAACAAGTCGAGATGGCGGCACTAAGGAACGTATTCCGATGTGTGGGGTACCCTATCATGCCGCCCCTAATTATATTGAACAACTAATAGAAAAAGGATATAAAGTAGCGATTTGCGAGCAAACGGAAGATCCAAAGCAGGCCAAAGGGGTAGTGAGGCGTGAAGTCGTTCAGCTTATTACACCAGGAACGGTAATGGAAGGAAAGGGTTTGTCCGAAAAAGAAAATAATTATATCTCGTCGATTTCTACTTTTGAGGATGGAACGTACGGATTAATCTATACAGATTTATCAACAGGTGAGAGTCGTGTAACAATGCTCACATCATCGACCGATGAGCTGTTAAATGAATTAAATACAATAGGGGCAAAGGAAGTCGTTTGTGATGAAGCTCTCCCTGGAGAACTTCAGCAAAAGCTGAAAGAAAGACTTTCCATTACTCTATCGTTCGAACAAGATACAGTCGTTAAAGAAAGTGATGAGAGCTTCTTCCGTCAACTTTCGCAACAGAAGCTAAGAATAACCGCTGCTCGTTTATTAAATTACTTATATCGAACACAAAAGCGAAGCTTAGATCATTTACAGCCTGTAGAATTGTATGCCGTTTCAAATTATATGAAAATGGATTACTATTCGAAAAGAAATTTAGAGTTAACCGAAACCATTCGTTCGAAAGGGAAAAAGGGCTCTCTCTTATGGCTGTTGGACGAAACGATGACGTCTATGGGAGGGAGATTATTAAAGCAATGGATTGATCGACCGCTCATTTCAAAAGCGAAAATTGAAACTCGTTTGAACGCCGTCGACGTTTTCTTGCAACGTTTCTTTGAACGAGAGGAATTACGTGAGTTATTAACCGAGGTATATGATTTAGAACGTTTAGCAGGTCGGGTCGCATTCGGGAACGTCAATGCGCGTGATCTAGTACAACTAAAAAAATCATTGCAACAAACGCCGGGTATCGCTCACCTACTCCAACAATTGGGAGAGAGTGAAACAAATCAATTGGCTGAAAAGCTTGACCCTTGTGAAGAATTAACGGATCTGCTTGAACAAGCCATTGTGGATCAACCTCCTCTTTCTATTAAAGAGGGGAATATTATCCGTGATGGCTATCATGCTGAACTAGATCAATACCGTGATGCTAGTTCAAATGGTAAAACGTGGATTGCAGAGTTACAAGCAAGTGAACGAGAGCGCACAGGGATTAAGTCGCTAAAAATTGGCTATAATCGCGTATTTGGCTATTATATTGAGGTAACAAAAGCCAATATTCATCTTCTAGAAGAGGGCAGGTATGAACGGAAACAAACACTTACGAACGCAGAGCGGTATATTACGCCAGAGCTAAAAGAAAAGGAAGCGTTAATTCTCCAAGCAGAAGAAAAAAGTGTGGAACTTGAATATGAGCTGTTTACATCAATACGTGAAACCGTAAAAGAATATATTCCCCGTTTGCAAAGTCTAGCGAAAATTGTAAGTGAGATTGACGTGCTTCAGTGCTTTGCAACGGTTAGTGAGAAACGTCAATTCGTCAAGCCTACATTTAATAATGAGCGAAGAATTAGGATTGAGGAAGGTCGCCACCCTGTCGTTGAAAAAGTTATGAACGCTCAAGAATATGTACCTAATGATTGCTTTATGGATAAAGAACGGGAGCTTCTCCTCATCACTGGACCGAATATGTCTGGGAAAAGTACGTATATGAGGCAAGTTGCGTTAACCGCTATACTAGCGCAAATCGGCTGTTATGTACCGGCAACAAAAGCGAGTTTACCAATTTTTGATCAAGTTTTTACTCGTATTGGGGCAGCGGATGACCTTATCTCAGGTCAAAGTACGTTTATGGTCGAGATGCTTGAAGCAAAAAATGCAATTAGTCATGCTACCGAAGATTCCCTTATCTTATTTGATGAAATCGGTCGGGGGACATCTACGTATGATGGAATGGCCTTAGCTCAAGCTATTATTGAACATATACATGAGAATATTGGGAGTAAAACGCTGTTTTCGACACATTACCATGAACTTACTGTATTAGAAGATGAGTTACAGCAGCTCCGTAATATCCATGTTAGTGCAATGGAGCATAATGGAAAACTGGTCTTCCTTCATAAAATTAAAGAAGGAGCAGCAGACAAAAGCTACGGTATCCATGTAGCCGAATTAGCAGAATTACCTCCTACTTTAATCCAACGTGCGAAGGAGCTGCTAGAGCAGTTAGAGGAAAAAGGGGAACCCGCTCCTTTACCAACACAGCCAAAAGTGCTAAAGGAAGAAGAGCCTCTTTCACAGTTATCCTTCTTCACAGAAGAGCCGAGGCAGGAGCAAAAGAAAGTGGCGAAACAAGATGAAATCGTTTTGGCAGAGATTAAAAAACTGGATATTTTGGAAATGACGCCGCTTGAAGCAATGAATACCCTTTATCGAATCCAAAAGAAACTAAAAAAAGCATAA
- a CDS encoding Type 1 glutamine amidotransferase-like domain-containing protein → MDKHLFLFGGAPPFTFEMAKQFTNLAARHQTPVSILFVERDGWENYMPKYISILNELGIQEFTLLPLPSTPVDKVMTSIKNSAGIVIGGGDTNLYADYIVDTPIGKEIKERYELGIPVAGFSAGALISPELCLISPHDNVEQKTQSRKGLGLISQILLAVHFSQWNDEDHLRKALENFSSQLHFGIDEETCVYLKNGKLEAMEGEGVYCIKNKKLVKIH, encoded by the coding sequence ATGGATAAACATTTATTTCTTTTTGGAGGTGCTCCGCCATTTACTTTCGAGATGGCCAAGCAATTTACTAACTTAGCAGCTAGACACCAGACTCCCGTTTCCATTTTATTTGTTGAGCGAGATGGCTGGGAAAACTATATGCCAAAATATATAAGCATCCTAAATGAGTTAGGTATTCAAGAATTCACTTTATTGCCTCTTCCTTCTACTCCAGTCGACAAGGTCATGACATCAATCAAGAATAGTGCTGGCATTGTTATAGGAGGCGGTGATACGAACCTGTATGCTGATTACATTGTGGATACTCCAATCGGGAAGGAAATTAAAGAGCGGTATGAGCTAGGTATTCCAGTGGCTGGTTTTTCAGCTGGAGCGCTAATAAGCCCCGAACTATGTCTTATCTCTCCTCATGATAATGTTGAACAAAAAACTCAATCTCGAAAAGGTTTAGGCTTAATTTCTCAAATATTGCTTGCCGTTCACTTCTCTCAATGGAACGACGAAGATCATTTAAGGAAAGCCTTAGAGAACTTTAGCAGCCAGCTACATTTCGGAATAGACGAAGAAACTTGTGTTTATCTTAAAAATGGAAAGCTTGAAGCAATGGAAGGGGAAGGCGTCTATTGCATAAAAAATAAGAAATTAGTAAAAATCCATTAG
- a CDS encoding GNAT family N-acetyltransferase produces MYQYFNGLVIREGTEGVPAEYVEALFEDAGWARNTPSWQKEKFSLIFKNSTWAFTVWDNNKMIGMVRVISDQIMAANLMDLVVLSEYRGEGIGKKLVELCVQKLPHGDWFAHTSANNFSFYEKCGFEVKDLTQNGTCAYYGYIKARKDGHR; encoded by the coding sequence ATGTACCAATATTTCAACGGCTTAGTAATAAGAGAAGGTACCGAGGGAGTTCCTGCTGAATATGTTGAAGCCTTGTTTGAAGACGCTGGATGGGCAAGGAATACACCATCTTGGCAGAAAGAGAAGTTTTCGTTAATATTCAAGAACTCAACTTGGGCATTTACTGTTTGGGATAATAACAAAATGATTGGGATGGTAAGGGTTATCTCAGATCAAATTATGGCTGCTAACCTAATGGATTTAGTAGTTTTATCAGAGTATCGAGGAGAAGGTATCGGTAAAAAACTCGTAGAGCTTTGTGTTCAAAAGCTTCCCCACGGTGATTGGTTTGCACACACATCAGCTAACAATTTCAGCTTCTATGAGAAATGTGGCTTTGAAGTAAAAGACCTTACCCAAAATGGTACATGTGCGTATTACGGGTATATAAAAGCACGTAAAGATGGACATAGATAA